ACGGCGCAATTCCATCTGCTGGCGAACGGCAATCCGAAACCGTCGAATTTGCTGGTTTCGCCGCTAGTTCAGTTTGACGCCAACGGCGATCCGCGTGAAGAAGCAGAGGCCGCTGCGGTCGGTATCGCCGATCGTTCTGCGCCGGGCAAATAGTTTTTATGGAAGATGTAGTAAAGACCGCATTTCCGTTCGTAGTTTATTTGGTGGCCATCGGCGCCGCATTTGGCGGCGTAATGATGATCGTCGCCTACACGGTACTGGCGGAAAGAAAGGTCCTTGGGTGGATCCAGGGCCGCATAGGCCCTAACCGCGTCGGCCCTTGGGGCGTTCTGCAGCCTTTCGCAGACCTTTTGAAGTTCATCTTCAAGGAAGACCTCGTACCCGACAAATCAACGAAGTTCATTTACTTCCTTGCTCCCCTGGTCGCGTTGGTCTGTGCCCTGATGCCGATGGTCGTTTATCCTTTCGGCCCGGCTATAACCACCATAGACTGGAGCTTTTTGCCTTACGGACTGGGAGACGGCATCAAGGAATTACCGCTGACGATCGCCCGCATAGACGTTGGTGTACTTTTCGTTTTGGCCATCACATCTGTTGGTGTTTACGGTATAGCTCTCGCTGGTTGGTCATCTAACAGCAAATACAGCTTGCTTGGCGGCCTGCGTTCGTCGGCACAGATGATCTCGTATGAGCTCGCTATGGGCGCATCGGTGATCGGTGTGGTCATTCTGGCGGGAACTCTTGATCTGAACGGTATCATATTCGCTCAAACTCAGTCGTCTTTCCGTTGGTACATCATTCCGCAGTTTATCGGCTTTATCGTATTTCTGATCGCGGCCTTCGCCGAGACGAACCGTGTGCCGTTCGACCTTCCGGAAGCTGAAACGGAGCTGGTTGCTGGATTTCACACCGAATACTCGGCACTGAAGTTCGCACTTTTCTTTATGGCTGAATACGTGAACATGTTCACGGTCTCGGTCATGTGTACGGTGCTTTTCCTCGGCGGCTGGTATGTGCCGGGGCTGAGCTATATTTTCGAACCGGGATCGGTTCCTTACGCTCTGGCGAGCCATTTTGGGTTCATCGTAAAGATCATCGGGTTCCTCTTCCTTTATATCTGGATCCGAGGAACGCTGCCGCGTTTTCGCTTTGACCAGCTGATGGCATTCGGCTGGAAATTCCTCTTGCCGGTGGCACTTGGAAATGTGATCTTGACGGTCGTTGTTGTTTACTTTTTGAATCGCTGACTCTGAACAGGTGACGCTCTCAGGAGTGTCTATCCCGTCACCTGTCATTTGTCATTTGTCACTGTTTTTATGGTTTCGACGGCATTATTTTTCTTGTTCGCAGGGTTCGCCATCGCTTGCGCCGTATCTTTGGTGTATCACAAGAACCCGCTGTACAGCGCCATCTCGCTAGTCGGTGTATTTGTGGCTTTGTCGTGCATTTATTTGACACTGGCTTCGCCCTTTATTGCCGTAACGCAGATACTCGTTTATGCCGGCGCGATCATGGTGCTTGTCATTTTTGTGATAATGCTGCTGAATCTGGACGACGAGCAGCCTAGGACGCGGCTGGCGTATCTTTACACGTTGGGCGGCGGGCTTGGTGTCGTGCTGTTGGCACAGACGCTTTTTGTATTTTATTCGGTGCTGAAGACGCCTTTGCAGCCCGTCGACCCGAACGCTACCGCAGGAAGCACACTTAGCCTCGGGCGGGCAATGTACACAGAATATCTTCTGCCTGTCGAGATAGTCGGTATCATGCTTTTGATGGCGATAGTAGGCGCCGTGGTTTTGGCACGCAAACAGGCTCGCGTAGGCCTGGAAGCGGTAGATGGAAAGAAAGAAGGTTAACCGCCGAATCTGTCGGCATTTGTAAGACATGGAACCGAATCTGGCGAGTTATCTCGCGTTATCAGGAATACTTTTCACCATCGGTGCCGTTGGCGTTATATATAAACGCAACGCTTTGGGCATGTTCATGTGTATCGAGCTAATGCTCAATTCCGTGAACCTTACCTTTATTGCGTTCGCCCGCTATTACGGCGATACGACGGGGCAGCTTTTTGTTTTTATGGTAATGGCGGTCGCCGCGTGCGAGGCCGCCGTCGGGCTCGGCATCATCATCGCATTCTTCCGCAACAAGGTGACGATAGATGTTGACGAGGCGAGTTTGTTGAAGAACTAGTCACGAAAAATGACTGAGAATAATCTATTAAGCGTGATCATTTTTGCCCCGCTGGCGGGTGCAGTGATCAATTGGCTCATCGGCGGCAGGCTGCGCAATGAGCTGTTTTCGGGCGTGATCGCCTGCGGTGCGATCGCTGTTTCTGCGGCGGTGGCGTTCTATTTGGCTTTCGTCGCGGGCGGCGGTGCTCTGTTCATCGACAAGCCCATTCTCGACCATATCTGGACGTGGATCAGCGTCGGCGGATTTCGTGCTGATTTTGCGCTTGGAATGGACCGTTTGTCCGGGGTCTATGCCTGTTTTGTAACCTTTGTCGGGTTCTTTATTCACGTTTTTGCGACCGGTTATATGAAAGGCGACGACGGTTTTTACCGATTTTTCGCCTATCTGAATCTATTTATGTTCGCGATGCTGACGCTCGTGCTCGCGGACAATTACCTGCTGATGTTCGTCGGCTGGGAAGGCGTCGGGCTTTGCTCGTATCTGCTGATCGGCTATTACCTGAAAAAGAACGAAGCACGCGAGGCCGCCAAGAAGGCGTTCGTGATGAACCGCATCGGCGACTGGGGCGTGCTGATGGCGATATTTTTGACGTTCACGCTGACAGGCTCGATCTCGTTTTTTGACAAGACCGTCGGCGGCGAAGAGGTGCAGAGCGTCTTTACATGGGTGCTGCAGAACGTGACTGCGGCAGAGCCTTTTACTTGGGGAGCGATCGTAGCTGGCGGCCTGACGACGATCGGCGTACTGCTGTTCATTGGTGCGACCGGTAAATCCGCTCAGATACCGCTGCTCACGTGGCTGCCTGACGCTATGGCCGGCCCGACGCCCGTTTCGGCACTCATCCACGCGGCTACAATGGTCACTGCGGGCGTTTATTTGGTGGTCCGCTCGAATGTCATTTATCAGCTCTCGCCGACAGCGATGTGGATCATCGCCATCGTCGGTGCGGCAACGGCCATATTTGCAGCGACCATCGCCATCGCACAAAACGATATAAAGAAGGTCCTCGCGTATTCGACCGTCTCACAACTCGGCTTTATGTTCCTCGCCGCGGGCGTCGGTGCTTTTGTCGTTGCGATCTTTCACGTGATGACGCACGCGTTCTTTAAGGCGTTGCTCTTCCTCGGTTCCGGTTCGGTCATTCACGGGATGCACCACGAACAGGACATGAGAAAAATGGGCAATCTTAAGAAATACATGCCCATCACGTGCGTCACGATGGCGACGGGCTGGCTGGCGATCGCGGGAATACCGATATTTTCAGGCTTTTTCTCAAAGGACGAGATACTTTACAAGACGTTCGCCGCCGACAAGTATTTCCAAAACGGCGCGTTTCCGGGCAATGAGTTCCTGTGGATCGTCGCGGTCATTACGGCCGTTCTGACGGCGATCTATAT
This sequence is a window from Acidobacteriota bacterium. Protein-coding genes within it:
- the nuoH gene encoding NADH-quinone oxidoreductase subunit NuoH, which translates into the protein MEDVVKTAFPFVVYLVAIGAAFGGVMMIVAYTVLAERKVLGWIQGRIGPNRVGPWGVLQPFADLLKFIFKEDLVPDKSTKFIYFLAPLVALVCALMPMVVYPFGPAITTIDWSFLPYGLGDGIKELPLTIARIDVGVLFVLAITSVGVYGIALAGWSSNSKYSLLGGLRSSAQMISYELAMGASVIGVVILAGTLDLNGIIFAQTQSSFRWYIIPQFIGFIVFLIAAFAETNRVPFDLPEAETELVAGFHTEYSALKFALFFMAEYVNMFTVSVMCTVLFLGGWYVPGLSYIFEPGSVPYALASHFGFIVKIIGFLFLYIWIRGTLPRFRFDQLMAFGWKFLLPVALGNVILTVVVVYFLNR
- a CDS encoding NADH-quinone oxidoreductase subunit J, which codes for MVSTALFFLFAGFAIACAVSLVYHKNPLYSAISLVGVFVALSCIYLTLASPFIAVTQILVYAGAIMVLVIFVIMLLNLDDEQPRTRLAYLYTLGGGLGVVLLAQTLFVFYSVLKTPLQPVDPNATAGSTLSLGRAMYTEYLLPVEIVGIMLLMAIVGAVVLARKQARVGLEAVDGKKEG
- the nuoK gene encoding NADH-quinone oxidoreductase subunit NuoK, giving the protein MEPNLASYLALSGILFTIGAVGVIYKRNALGMFMCIELMLNSVNLTFIAFARYYGDTTGQLFVFMVMAVAACEAAVGLGIIIAFFRNKVTIDVDEASLLKN
- the nuoL gene encoding NADH-quinone oxidoreductase subunit L; translation: MTENNLLSVIIFAPLAGAVINWLIGGRLRNELFSGVIACGAIAVSAAVAFYLAFVAGGGALFIDKPILDHIWTWISVGGFRADFALGMDRLSGVYACFVTFVGFFIHVFATGYMKGDDGFYRFFAYLNLFMFAMLTLVLADNYLLMFVGWEGVGLCSYLLIGYYLKKNEAREAAKKAFVMNRIGDWGVLMAIFLTFTLTGSISFFDKTVGGEEVQSVFTWVLQNVTAAEPFTWGAIVAGGLTTIGVLLFIGATGKSAQIPLLTWLPDAMAGPTPVSALIHAATMVTAGVYLVVRSNVIYQLSPTAMWIIAIVGAATAIFAATIAIAQNDIKKVLAYSTVSQLGFMFLAAGVGAFVVAIFHVMTHAFFKALLFLGSGSVIHGMHHEQDMRKMGNLKKYMPITCVTMATGWLAIAGIPIFSGFFSKDEILYKTFAADKYFQNGAFPGNEFLWIVAVITAVLTAIYMTRMMIMTFWGDERWSEPPAVAGGLTHDSATHDEHADGHHDAHGDDNDEHHALPPNFKPHESPWVMTVPLIVLAFLSTVGGLVGIPYAMSSLVGIKDANAFEHVLEPVVADVETPAAVKARENAKAHSPEAVSTERWLALLSTVMAVFGIAVGFLLFRNNPLRKMPKILEQKWRLDEFYNGYIVDPLTNLSRKRLWQGFDLGFIDGAVNGIGSFVMALGNIVRGVQVGYVRTYAAFILLGALAVIGYFIYFGFKLL